Proteins encoded in a region of the Neodiprion lecontei isolate iyNeoLeco1 chromosome 5, iyNeoLeco1.1, whole genome shotgun sequence genome:
- the LOC107216742 gene encoding uncharacterized protein LOC107216742 isoform X2: MSGTAPPGGDTSPTRQPRQSRTHSVGFPTRTSLLPEPPPAGNVGAPPIPRRHSATPAVAPPPIPLRAPAIPKRCKNERPIPLQVQLPAVPRRSNPDRKPAAQFGQPKADPTPPKPEPRPTASKSSGAVSPWQQRQEERNLIELDKASRDLDKRLQERTGELGKHAGVERLKFEELQRAARDLERRLHEKPLPVPAEPPEVPERAKFEDQLKSRYDSDMEKARNMLQNSFGKREKTNGEKLEKLPKATQTNIPPPLSAIVQSPVPKPISVRQDSNVSSDSFSQTSSPSYTSKTMEAPLLPHKHANGKVPGRALVPEPENPPGSPITKSMSTPASLQTIVRFHNGSNMSLHHRIIRDIRRPSSHYVTTGRLRFRFAQVLVNAVALFAIAGGLAAYFKSYPAYTVRLENNTVHSTEMVIAPGPPKFEPPLKNPAPGICLPVIVSFCQYHKIPYNFTVFPNYMGNFGQRDAQHELELYDAVVDVRCYELAALFLCSVFVPKCGVRGQVVRPCRSLCYQTKHRCGFFLEVFGLTLPEYLECNLFPENADPEVCVGHREVIEAAKRAEKPVCTSGFQCDGTRCIPVDWRCDGHVDCADQSDEIGCGECGATAPSTSDEESLADPVLHCGERQCMSSLHVCDGTTDCPWGQDERNCLRLSERNGDIGKGRLEIYHAENGNFSPACVMNWDAETSPHQICSYLGYKVANSSVLSRNGTNVSMPQRKIETSVQWRLAQKTNTNILKELRRCTKYENYPTVELACSEYGCGKRKRIYGNSRPQARIVGGVEAAPGDWPFLAALLGGPEQVFYCAGVLISDQWVLTASHCVGNFSHSDVSGWTIQLGITRRHAHTYLGQKVKVKRVVPHPNYNLGVAHDNDVALFQLDSRVQFHDHLRPVCLPTADLELTPGTLCTVIGWGKKEDTDVSEYEPAVNEVNVPVLNRELCNLWLEHKELNVTDGMICAGYPEGGKDACQGDSGGPLLCRDKKDPERWFVGGIVSWGIKCAHPKLPGVYAYVPRYTYARVLRLREDMITLNENGSRNREENMINRGSKLYARIWRRDEEKKFKKKREKERGKIRVRIKIELFLNAVVFVASID; this comes from the exons ATGTCCGGAACGGCGCCCCCCGGCGGTGACACCAGTCCCACCCGTCAGCCAAG GCAGAGCAGGACGCACAGCGTCGGCTTTCCGACGCGTACGTCGCTTTTACCGGAACCACCGCCGGCCGGAAACGTTGGAGCACCGCCGATACCGCGTCGCCATTCCGCAACCCCTGCG GTGGCGCCACCGCCGATCCCGCTCCGAGCCCCGGCGATTCCGAAGCGATGCAAAAACGAGCGTCCAATACCGTTGCAAGTCCAGCTCCCGGCAGTCCCGCGGCGTTCGAATCCTGACCGTAAACCGGCGGCGCAATTCGGGCAGCCAAAGGCGGACCCAACGCCGCCAAAACCCGAACCAAGACCGACGGCATCGAAGAGCAGTGGCGCTGTGAGTCCGTGGCAGCAGCGTCAGGAGGAACGGAATCTGATCGAGCTTGACAAGGCGTCACGTGACCTCGATAAGCGGCTGCAGGAGCGAACCGGTGAGCTTGGAAAGCACGCCGGCGTCGAGCGATTGAAGTTCGAGGAGCTTCAGCGAGCGGCGCGTGATCTGGAGCGCAGGCTGCACGAGAAGCCGCTTCCGGTTCCGGCCGAGCCGCCGGAAGTACCGGAGCGCGCGAAGTTTGAAGATCAGCTAAAGTCCCGGTACGATTCGGACATGGAGAAGGCGAGGAACATGCTTCAGAACAGCTTCGGCAAGCGGGAAAAGACCAACGGCGAGAAACTCGAGAAACTTCCGAAGGCCACGCAGACCAACATCCCACCACCGCTCAGCGCCATCGTTCAGAGCCCCGTTCCTAAGCCCATAAGCGTTCGCCAGGACAGCAATGTGTCCTCGGACAGCTTCAGTCAGACCAGTTCGCCCAGCTACACCAGCAAGACCATGGAGGCACCGCTTTTGCCCCATAAACACGCCAACGGGAAAGTTCCAG GAAGAGCACTTGTACCAGAGCCAGAGAATCCGCCAGGAAGTCCGATCACAAAGTCGATGAGCACGCCGGCCAGTCTGCAAACAATCGTGCGATTTCACAACGGAAGCAACATGTCGCTTCATCACAGA ATAATCAGAGATATAAGGAGACCGAGCAGTCATTACGTGACGACAGGAAGACTGCGTTTTAGATTTGCTCAAGTGCTGGTCAACGCCGTGGCTCTTTTTGCGATAGCAGGTGGCCTAGCAGCGTACTTTAAAT CTTACCCAGCGTACACTGTGAGGTTGGAAAACAATACTGTACATTCGACGGAAATGGTGATAGCCCCAGGACCTCCGAAATTCGAACCACCGCTGAAAAATCCAGCACCAGGAATCTGCCTGCCAGTGATCGTCAGCTTCTGTCAGTACCACAAG ATCCCGTACAATTTCACCGTATTCCCGAACTACATGGGCAACTTTGGACAGAGGGACGCTCAGCACGAGCTTGAACTGTACGACGCAGTTGTCGATGTGCGCTGCTACGAATTGGCAGCCCTGTTTCTCTGCAGCGTGTTCGTGCCGAAGTGTGGTGTACGAGGCCAGGTGGTTAGGCCATGTCGCAGTCTCTGCTATC AGACCAAACATCGCTGCGGGTTCTTCCTCGAAGTGTTTGGTCTCACCCTGCCCGAGTATCTGGAGTGCAACCTTTTTCCCGAGAATGCTGACCCCGAGGTTTGCGTTGGACACCGCGAGGTCATCGAAGCGGCAAAAAGGGCGGAGAAACCCG TCTGTACAAGCGGGTTTCAATGCGACGGTACCCGATGCATTCCGGTTGATTGGCGTTGCGACGGTCACGTCGATTGCGCTGACCAATCGGACGAAATCGGGTGTGGCGAATGCGGAGCCACGGCACCTTCGACCAGCGACGAAGAATCCCTCGCTGACCCCGTTCTTCACTGTGGAGAGAGACAATGCATGTCCAGTTTACACGTCTGCGATGGAACCACGGACTGCCCTTGGGGACAGGACGAAAGGAATTGCT TAAGACTTAGCGAGCGGAACGGTGACATTGGTAAAGGACGGTTGGAGATTTACCACGCTGAGAACGGGAACTTCTCACCAGCCTGTGTAATGAATTGGGACGCAGAAACTTCACCTCATCAGATATGCTCATATCTTGGATACAA AGTCGCAAACTCGTCAGTACTGTCCAGAAATGGCACCAACGTCTCGATGCCACAGCGGAAAATCGAGACCTCGGTTCAATGGCGGCTTGCTCAAAAAACCAACACCAACATTCTCAAGGAACTCCGGCGCTGCacaaaatacgaaaattatcCTACCGTTGAACTGGCCTGTTCGGAATACG GATGCGGAAAGCGAAAGCGCATCTACGGTAACTCGAGGCCTCAGGCGAGGATCGTCGGTGGAGTTGAAGCAGCTCCCGGTGATTGGCCATTCCTTGCAGCGCTTCTCGGTGGACCTGAACAGGTTTTTTACTGCGCTGGAGTCCTGATTTCCGATCAGTGGGTTCTGACCGCGTCACATTGCGTCGGAAA TTTCAGCCACTCCGACGTATCCGGATGGACAATCCAACTCGGTATAACAAGACGCCACGCTCATACTTACCTCGGTCAAAAAGTCAAGGTAAAGCGAGTCGTTCCTCACCCAAATTATAACCTGGGAGTCGCTCACGACAACGACGTCGCTCTTTTCCAG cttGACAGTCGCGTTCAGTTTCACGACCATCTAAGACCTGTTTGCTTGCCAACTGCGGACTTGGAGCTGACGCCCGGAACACTTTGCACAGTAATCGGTTGGGGAAAGAAGGAAGACACGGATG TTTCGGAATACGAGCCGGCCGTCAACGAAGTAAACGTCCCAGTATTGAACAGAGAGCTCTGCAACCTTTGGCTCGAACACAAAGAGCTTAACGTAACCGACGGCATGATTTGCGCCGGTTATCCAGAAGGAGGGAAAGACGCCTGTCAG GGTGATTCAGGGGGGCCACTTTTGTGTCGAGACAAAAAGGACCCGGAGAGATGGTTCGTTGGCGGAATAGTGAGTTGGGGTATAAAATGTGCTCATCCAAAGCTACCGGGTGTTTACGCATACGTGCCAAG GTATACTTATGCACGCGTTCTACGTCTGCGCGAAGACATGATTACGCTGAACGAAAACGGTAGTAGAAATAGAGAAGAAAACATGATAAACCGAGGCAGTAAATTATATGCGCGAATTTGGAGAAGggacgaggaaaaaaaatttaaaaaaaaaagagagaaagagaggggaaAAATACGCGTTCggataaaaatcgaattatttttgaacgCAGTTGTTTTCGTCGCGTCTATTGATTAA